From Oryza sativa Japonica Group chromosome 4, ASM3414082v1, one genomic window encodes:
- the LOC4336847 gene encoding protein AE7: MVVGLINANPVVYEKKERRSRQAPETTDENAAEAIDQLEIFDHIRDIKDPEHPYSLEELNVVTEDSVEINDELSHVRVTFTPTVERCSMATVIGLCLRVKLMRSLPPRYKVDIRVAPGSHATETAVNKQLNDKERVAAALENPNLLDIVEECLSPTFA, encoded by the exons ATGGTTGTGGGGTTAATAAATGCTAACCCTGTAGTTTATGAGAAAAAAGAGAGGCGTTCTCGGCAGGCACCAGAAACCACAGATGAAAATGCGGCAGAGGCTATTGACCAGCTAGAAATATTTGAT CATATTAGAGACATAAAGGATCCAGAGCACCCATACTCACTCGAAGAGCTTAATGTTGTAACTGAGGATTCAGTTGAAATCAATGATGAACTTAGTCATGTCAG GGTTACTTTTACCCCAACAGTGGAGCGTTGCAGTATGGCGACCGTCATTGGACTTTGCCTGCGTGTGAAACTTATGCGGAGTCTTCCCCCTCGATACAAG GTGGACATAAGGGTGGCGCCTGGATCACATGCAACTGAAACTGCAG TGAACAAGCAACTGAACGACAAAGAACGTGTTGCAGCTGCTCTGGAAAATCCAAACCTTCTGGACATTGTTGAGGAGTGCTTGTCACCAACGTTTGCTTGA
- the LOC4336846 gene encoding UV-B-induced protein At3g17800, chloroplastic: MAAWADAALLRASSSPASATAAASSSSSSCCLARPRASLESRLHRRKSFLYTSSPKSGFLINSCRARSLKVKAKMDSGDGLTRLAPLMFETPSGQLLVQILQSHPHLLPATVDQQLENLQSEKDAQEKEASKVPQDLLYKRIAEVKEKERQNTLEEIIYCWIIYKFMENDISMTPALAPLGGPVRDISSLPNQEDRLQSIHSPDALEMIQNHLNLIMGEKVAAPLDTVVEISNLNLGKLYAASIMYGYFLKRVDERFQLEKNMKTLPPNPKQQIVLENLKPNPFWDMESLVQITPDGEEIDLDDEESNPNKLRSYVSRLDADTLQRYATIRSKEAVSLIEKQTQALFGRPDIKVLDDGSVNAKDGQMITITFIELTHLVLEAAAFGSFLWEAESHVESKYHFVNS; this comes from the exons ATGGCGGCGTGGGCTGACGCCGCGCTgctccgcgcctcctcctcccccgcctccgccaccgccgccgcgtcctcctcctcctcgtcctgctGCCTCGCCAGGCCGCGCGCATCCCTGGAGTCCAGGCTACACCGCCGCAAG AGCTTTCTTTATACCAGTAGCCCCAAATCTGGTTTCCTAATTAATAGTTGTCGAGCAAGGAGCTTGAAGGTTAAAGCAAAAATGGATTCTGGTGATGGCCTTACAAGACTTGCTCCACTTATGTTTGAAACTCCAAGCGGTCAACTTCTGGTCCAGATACTCCAATCACACCCTCACCTACTTCCTGCAACAGTTGACCAGCAACTTGAAAACCTTCAATCAGAGAAAGATGCTCAAGAGAAAGAAGCCTCGAAAGTTCCCCAGGACCTCCTTTACAA GAGAATAGCAGAAGTCAAAGAGAAGGAAAGGCAGAACACCTTGGAAGAGATCATCTACTGTTGGATTATTTATAAGTTCATGGAGAATGACATATCAATGACACCTGCATTAGCACCATTAGGTGGCCCTGTACGTGACATCTCCTCATTGCCTAACCAAGAGGATAGGTTGCAAAGCATACATTCCCCGGACGCTCTTGAGATGATACAAAATCATCTCAACCTTATAATGGGTGAAAAGGTAGCAGCCCCACTAGATACAGTTGTTGAAATCAGCAACTTAAATCTGGGAAAGCTTTATGCAGCATCCATCATGTATGGCTACTTCCTAAAGAGGGTAGATGAGCGATTCCAACTCGAGAAGAACATGAAGACTCTCCCGCCAAATCCTAAGCAACAGATAGTACTTGAAAACCTGAAGCCTAATCCATTCTGGGATATGGAATCATTGGTGCAAATTACACCTGATGGGGAGGAGATCGATTTGGATGATGAAGAATCAAATCCAAACAAGCTGAGGTCCTATGTTTCACGCTTGGATGCTGATACGTTGCAAAGGTATGCTACTATCAGATCAAAAGAGGCCGTCTCACTGATAGAGAAGCAAACACAGGCGTTGTTTGGACGGCCAGATATTAAAGTCTTAGATGATGGCTCTGTCAATGCAAAGGATGGTCAAATGATAACAATAACTTTCATAGaactcacccatcttgttttGGAGGCAGCTGCTTTTGGATCCTTTTTGTGGGAAGCTGAGAGTCATGTAGAATCCAAATACCATTTTGTTAACAGTTAA